In Fibrobacter sp. UWB10, a single window of DNA contains:
- a CDS encoding VanZ family protein: MFESVFDKYPFFRAVPCVLCMAIIFKLSSLTNEQLEDFPHIWDKLAHFCEYASLAGCYAMLWTRNEWSKRQWLRVLVVGILALAYGCTDEFHQSFVDGRDSSVLDLVADLTGGLMGGVVYAIVTRILNRFDPVPEKQPAAED, from the coding sequence ATGTTTGAAAGCGTATTCGACAAATACCCCTTCTTTAGAGCAGTGCCTTGCGTGCTCTGCATGGCTATCATCTTTAAACTGTCTTCGCTCACGAATGAACAGCTTGAAGACTTTCCGCACATTTGGGATAAGCTTGCTCACTTTTGTGAATACGCCTCGCTTGCCGGTTGCTATGCCATGCTTTGGACCCGTAACGAATGGTCCAAACGCCAGTGGCTGCGTGTGCTGGTAGTGGGTATTCTTGCGCTTGCTTATGGTTGCACCGATGAATTCCACCAAAGTTTTGTCGATGGCCGCGACAGCAGTGTGCTGGACTTGGTGGCTGACTTGACCGGTGGCTTGATGGGTGGCGTTGTTTACGCCATTGTCACGCGAATCTTGAATCGCTTTGATCCGGTGCCGGAAAAGCAACCCGCCGCAGAAGACTAG